From the genome of Hydrogenothermus marinus:
GATTAAATTTATCTATTCTTTTTATTAATCCTGTTAATACATTTTTAGGACCAATTTCAAATATTGTATCTACAGACTGAGATTTTAAGAACTCAACAGTTTGAACCCATCTAACAGGAGAGTAAAAATGAGCTTTTAATTCATTTCTAATTTCATCTGCTTCTTTTATAGGTGTTGCAGTAATATTGGAAATTACAGGGATTTTAGCATCCTTTATTTCTATCTCATCTATATATTTTGCAAACTCCTTTGCTTTTTCTTTAAGCATTGATGAATGAGCAGGGACTGAAACTGCAAGCTTTACTACTCTTTTAGCTCCTTTATCTTTTAAAATCTCCATAGCTTTTTCTACTGCTTCAGTTTCTCCAGAAATTACTGTTTGTTGATAAGAGTTATAATTTGCTATCTCAACAATTCCATTTATATCTTTTAATACTTCTTCTATATCTTCAGCTTTTAAGCCAATAATTGCTGCCATTGCTCCAACACCTTCAGGAACCGCCTCTTGCATTAATTTCCCTCTTATATTTGTTATCCATACTGCATCTTCAATATTTAAAGAGCCTGCAACTGTTAAAGCTGTAAACTCTCCTAAGGAATGTCCTGCTACAAAATCAGGTATTAAATCAGGCTTTTCTTTATTTAAAGCATAAAAAAGGCTATAAGATGTAATAACTAAAGCAGGTTGAGTATATTCTGTAAGATTTAGTTTTTCTTCATTATTAAAAATGATATCTGTAATATTAAAACCAAGTTTTTCATTTATTTTTTCATGTAACTCTTGAATTTCAGGATATTTTTCATAAACATCTTTTCCCATACAAATTTCTTGAGAGCCTTGTCCTGGAAAAACAAAAGCTAATTTTGACATAATACAACTTCTCCTAACAAAATTTTTTTAATATTATAACAGTGATTTACTTTTCAACTTTAAATTTTATAGTTGTTACTGCCCACTGTTTTTTATCAGAAGAGATAGCGTTAAATTTCCAACTTAAAACATAACTTTCAATTATATTTTTAAGCTTTATATCTCCAAGAGTTTTTGGATAAATTATATCTACTTTATCAACAGTTCCATCAGGATTTATCCAAAGTTTTACTTTTATTTTTGAAGGTGGCGGTAAAGCTGTTTTTATAACTGGTGTTTCTGGTTTATATACAATAACTCTACCTGCCGCAGGGCCAAAAGCAGTTTCATCAAATTTATTTAATTTAGTACCAAAGCTTGGATTAAAATTTCCTTCTAATACAGGTTTATAAACTTTTAAATCACCTATTTTTACATTATTTTCAGATATTGAAGCTATGTTCTCTTCATTTTCTGGTATAGTAATCTTTTTTTCTTCAAGTTGGACAGTCTCAGGTAAAATAGGAATAGCAATAGGTACAACTGGTTTTTTATCTTTGATTTTACCTGATGATTTTGATACTTTTGGAGCTTTTACTTTATTTTCTTGTTTTTTGTATTTTCTTTCTTTGACAATTTTTTCCTTCTTTTTTTCAACTTTTTTTTCTTTAATCTCAATAAATTTTACTTTTGGCTGTTTTAATTTTTCTATAGGTTTAATATTTGATGTAATATATCCATAAGTATAAAATAAAGAAAAATTAATTATAACTGCTATAAT
Proteins encoded in this window:
- the fabD gene encoding ACP S-malonyltransferase codes for the protein MSKLAFVFPGQGSQEICMGKDVYEKYPEIQELHEKINEKLGFNITDIIFNNEEKLNLTEYTQPALVITSYSLFYALNKEKPDLIPDFVAGHSLGEFTALTVAGSLNIEDAVWITNIRGKLMQEAVPEGVGAMAAIIGLKAEDIEEVLKDINGIVEIANYNSYQQTVISGETEAVEKAMEILKDKGAKRVVKLAVSVPAHSSMLKEKAKEFAKYIDEIEIKDAKIPVISNITATPIKEADEIRNELKAHFYSPVRWVQTVEFLKSQSVDTIFEIGPKNVLTGLIKRIDKFNLKNIRNLQDIQNL